A genomic region of Colletes latitarsis isolate SP2378_abdomen chromosome 7, iyColLati1, whole genome shotgun sequence contains the following coding sequences:
- the LOC143343304 gene encoding uncharacterized protein LOC143343304 — MEPTRVPRAPGPRLIFLVATLALTFAATGLLCGAIMSDHWEEVGWDKEILTHANVTLTWYLDGQVAMLGSASGHRNHHSGRRPTFLVPMYGGIWIMCVSLTEEEIRLLGQVGFPQGRCINYLTPDEAHEEIRAAWQNRMQNLSISCSLVCLIILSTAVLIGFFGLCRHQISAVLVTGVMYLLAATFALFTLTIIHFKRAQDRGARILDGPEDGVIGGPAPRSILKARRFNSSWSMDFGWGGVTLCALASVAWILLSKIMRFSPIAAMIA; from the exons ATGGAGCCTACCCGTGTACCCAGGGCCCCTGGTCCGCGTCTCATTTTCCTCGTTGCCACGCTTGCCCTCACTTTCGCAG CGACTGGATTGTTGTGCGGTGCAATAATGTCGGACCATTGGGAGGAAGTGGGCTGGGATAAGGAGATTTTGACCCATGCGAACGTTACTCTCACGTGGTACTTGGATGGGCAGGTGGCGATGCTTGGATCCGCTTCTGGCCATAGAAATCATCATTCTGGCAGGCGACCGACCTTTCTCGTGCCAATGTATGGCGGTATTTGGATCATGTGCGTCTCGCTTACAG AGGAAGAAATACGACTACTGGGTCAGGTAGGTTTTCCGCAAGGGAGGTGCATTAACTACTTGACGCCCGACGAAGCACATGAGGAGATACGCGCCGcctggcaaaatc ggATGCAGAATTTGAGTATTTCCTGTTCTCTAGTTTGCTTGATTATTTTGAGCACCGCCGTTTTGATTGGATTTTTTGGATTGTGCAGGCATCAAATATCGGCGGTTCTCGTTACCGGTGTGATGTACCTTTTGGCGG CCACGTTCGCGTTGTTCACTCTGACGATAATTCATTTCAAGAGAGCCCAGGATCGCGGGGCGCGAATACTGGACGGCCCTGAGGATGGTGTGATTGGTGGACCGGCACCACGTAGCATCCTGAAGGCTAGACGATTCAACAGCTCCTGGAGTATGGACTTTGGATGGGGTGGCGTCACGCTTTGCGCCCTCGCCTCGGTGGCGTGGATTTTGCTCAGCAAAATAATGCGCTTCAGTCCCATCGCCGCTATGATAGCGTAG
- the LOC143343305 gene encoding uncharacterized protein LOC143343305 isoform X1: MVFKLKNNFSRSCAENQKETEKEARKPFLKTEALYVALMCFATHCLSSITFEAGNRVPLANTMTKSAAFNALFRRSFNLKIVILVTNVITGLITTIMMIVGDKHGIPYLYLPWLVNTMKGIALCEGPALLNLAKLLLPNISFPAGTFILTTFLLYVEELCIWNNAFANFKRCWKDYHYRKQCIATKMKKKLLATRKKKILYQGDAKDKLNITVEKLKVQERPDEFRGKSNSQISTDSGVRPIKCTLEDNSNFYKTQLWDVSG, encoded by the exons ATGGTGTTTAAATTAAAGAATAATTTCAGTCGTTCTTGTGcagaaaaccagaaagaaactgaGAAAGAGGCGCGTAAACCTTTCCTCAAG ACAGAAGCTCTATATGTAGCATTAATGTGTTTTGCAACACATTGTTTGAGTTCAATTACTTTTGAAGCTGGAAATCGTGTTCCTCTTGCGAATACAATGACCAAATCGGCAGCCTTTAACGCTCTCTTTCGGCGAAGTTTTA ATCTGAAGATTGTAATACTCGTGACGAATGTAATCACAGGACTAATAACCACGATAATGATGATCGTGGGTGATAAGCACGGCATTCCTTATCTTTATTTGCCGTGGTTGGTGAATACCATGAAAGGAATAGCTCTGTGCGAAGGACCAGCGCTTTTAAACTTGGCCAAATTACTTCTACCTAACATTTCGTTTCCTGCAGGAACTTTCATACTTACAACTTTCCTTCTATATG TGGAAGAATTATGTATTTGGAACAACGCTTTCGCGAATTTTAAACGATGCTGGAAGGATTACCATTACCGAAAGCAATGCATcgcgacgaaaatgaaaaagaaattgcTCGCAACGCGCAAAAAAAAGATACTTTACCAAGGCGATGCGAAagataaattaaatattaccgTAGAAAAGTTAAAAGTTCAAGAGAGACCCGACGAGTTTCGCGGCAAATCTAATAGCCAAATCTCCACGGATTCCGGTGTGAGACCTATTAAATGTACCCTCGAAGATAacagtaatttttataaaacacaATTATGGGATGTCTCTGGATAA
- the LOC143343305 gene encoding uncharacterized protein LOC143343305 isoform X2 — MCFATHCLSSITFEAGNRVPLANTMTKSAAFNALFRRSFNLKIVILVTNVITGLITTIMMIVGDKHGIPYLYLPWLVNTMKGIALCEGPALLNLAKLLLPNISFPAGTFILTTFLLYVEELCIWNNAFANFKRCWKDYHYRKQCIATKMKKKLLATRKKKILYQGDAKDKLNITVEKLKVQERPDEFRGKSNSQISTDSGVRPIKCTLEDNSNFYKTQLWDVSG; from the exons ATGTGTTTTGCAACACATTGTTTGAGTTCAATTACTTTTGAAGCTGGAAATCGTGTTCCTCTTGCGAATACAATGACCAAATCGGCAGCCTTTAACGCTCTCTTTCGGCGAAGTTTTA ATCTGAAGATTGTAATACTCGTGACGAATGTAATCACAGGACTAATAACCACGATAATGATGATCGTGGGTGATAAGCACGGCATTCCTTATCTTTATTTGCCGTGGTTGGTGAATACCATGAAAGGAATAGCTCTGTGCGAAGGACCAGCGCTTTTAAACTTGGCCAAATTACTTCTACCTAACATTTCGTTTCCTGCAGGAACTTTCATACTTACAACTTTCCTTCTATATG TGGAAGAATTATGTATTTGGAACAACGCTTTCGCGAATTTTAAACGATGCTGGAAGGATTACCATTACCGAAAGCAATGCATcgcgacgaaaatgaaaaagaaattgcTCGCAACGCGCAAAAAAAAGATACTTTACCAAGGCGATGCGAAagataaattaaatattaccgTAGAAAAGTTAAAAGTTCAAGAGAGACCCGACGAGTTTCGCGGCAAATCTAATAGCCAAATCTCCACGGATTCCGGTGTGAGACCTATTAAATGTACCCTCGAAGATAacagtaatttttataaaacacaATTATGGGATGTCTCTGGATAA
- the LOC143343305 gene encoding uncharacterized protein LOC143343305 isoform X3: MNYKMPTRPTTQCRNKETVPSDVERDLKLMTSILGIEHYTLIMLGAITEYPMLHTPWLLMQLCVIIVEVIVFCVRMFLDGLHMKRDEILLSVLTVHNWLQVFCLFHRQARQSR, encoded by the exons ATGAATTATAAGATGCCAACCAGACCAACGACGCAATGCAGAAACAAGGAAACGG TTCCCTCGGACGTGGAAAGAGATCTGAAATTAATGACTTCTATCCTGGGAATAGAACACTATACTTTAATCATGCTAGGAGCGATCACG GAATATCCGATGTTGCATACACCCTGGCTATTAATGCAGCTGTGCGTCATTATCGTAGAAGTCATTGTGTTCTGCGTCAGGATGTTTCTGGACGGGCTTCACATGAAACGCGACGAAATATTGCTTTCTGTTTTGACCGTGCATAACTGGCTTCAAGTATTCTGTTTGTTTCACAGACAAGCGCGGCAatctcgttaa